From Microcystis aeruginosa NIES-2549, a single genomic window includes:
- a CDS encoding RNA-guided endonuclease InsQ/TnpB family protein, which translates to MKARYQYRIYPTDQQKRLLSQLFGCVRVVWNDTLAYCQELCRQGEKKPKYTELSKRLTQIKKTTEKVWLTEVSSIPLQQSLRDLETAYSNFFASCKGERKGKKVKPPKFKKRKSKQSARFTDNGFTINQYHVTLAKIGDLRIVWSRPLPSKPSSVTVIKDAADRYFLSFVVEVQPEILPNNGESVGIDLGIATFATLSTGEKIDAPKPLKKRLKRLRKAQKNLSRKQKGSKRREKARKRVAKIHAKIKDTRTDFLHKLSTRVVRENQTIILEDLNTSGMVKNRKLSRAISDLGWRSFRDMLSAKSDKYGRDFRIIFRWEPTSQRCSCCGNIGGKKALNIREWECLFCGTFHDRDVNAAINIKVAGGQSETSKNGRGGKCKTTDKVASSCEASTHPKIVQLSLFDLPVITVRPRR; encoded by the coding sequence ATGAAAGCAAGGTATCAATACCGTATTTACCCAACAGACCAACAAAAGAGGCTTTTGTCTCAATTGTTCGGGTGTGTGCGCGTTGTCTGGAACGATACCTTAGCTTACTGTCAAGAACTCTGTCGACAAGGAGAGAAAAAGCCAAAATATACCGAGTTATCTAAAAGACTAACTCAAATTAAAAAGACGACAGAAAAAGTCTGGCTGACCGAGGTTTCTTCTATCCCTTTACAACAGTCTTTGAGAGACTTAGAGACAGCCTATTCTAACTTTTTTGCATCTTGCAAGGGAGAGAGAAAAGGAAAGAAAGTCAAACCTCCCAAGTTTAAAAAACGTAAATCTAAACAATCGGCAAGATTTACTGACAATGGTTTTACCATCAATCAATATCACGTTACTTTAGCCAAAATCGGTGATTTAAGAATCGTTTGGAGTCGTCCATTACCTTCTAAACCTTCTAGTGTCACCGTGATTAAAGACGCGGCGGATCGCTATTTTCTTAGTTTTGTCGTCGAGGTTCAGCCCGAAATACTTCCTAATAATGGGGAGTCAGTGGGAATTGATCTAGGGATTGCTACCTTTGCTACCCTCTCAACAGGGGAAAAGATAGACGCTCCTAAACCGTTAAAGAAACGATTAAAACGACTAAGAAAGGCACAGAAAAACCTTTCTAGAAAACAGAAAGGAAGTAAACGACGGGAAAAAGCTAGGAAACGAGTAGCTAAAATCCACGCAAAGATTAAGGACACTCGTACTGATTTCTTGCATAAACTATCCACTAGAGTTGTTCGTGAAAATCAAACGATAATTTTAGAGGATTTAAACACATCGGGAATGGTTAAAAATCGTAAGTTATCCCGTGCCATATCAGACTTAGGATGGCGTTCTTTCCGAGATATGCTATCAGCAAAATCTGATAAATATGGTCGTGATTTTCGGATAATTTTCCGATGGGAGCCAACGTCTCAAAGGTGTTCCTGTTGTGGGAATATTGGCGGAAAAAAAGCGTTAAATATCCGTGAGTGGGAATGTCTTTTCTGTGGGACTTTTCATGATAGGGATGTAAACGCTGCAATTAATATCAAGGTCGCCGGTGGGCAATCGGAGACCTCAAAAAACGGACGTGGAGGAAAGTGTAAGACTACCGATAAGGTAGCATCATCCTGTGAAGCGTCAACCCATCCGAAGATCGTTCAATTAAGTTTGTTTGATCTGCCGGTCATCACCGTCCGGCCCCGGCGGTGA
- a CDS encoding DevA family ABC transporter ATP-binding protein — protein MPIFQKERELVDFSPNEPVIAIKGLNHYFGTGELKKQVLYDIDLEIKAGEVVIMTGPSGSGKTTLLSLMGGLRSAQAGSLKILGQEMLGISKGKMLKIRRQIGYIFQAHNLLKFLTAKQNVRMSLELHEEFLEQDLDQKATAILESVGLGDRVDYYPHDLSGGQKQRVAIARALVSHPKLVLADEPTAALDKQSGRDVVEIMQKLAKEQGCTILLVTHDNRILDIADRIVNMEDGRLGD, from the coding sequence ATGCCGATTTTTCAAAAAGAGCGAGAATTAGTCGATTTTAGCCCTAATGAACCCGTAATTGCTATTAAAGGCTTAAATCACTATTTTGGCACGGGGGAATTAAAAAAACAGGTTTTATACGATATCGATCTGGAAATTAAAGCGGGGGAAGTAGTGATTATGACTGGTCCTTCGGGATCGGGGAAAACTACTTTATTGAGTTTAATGGGAGGTTTGCGATCGGCACAAGCGGGCAGTTTAAAAATTCTCGGCCAAGAAATGTTAGGAATTAGTAAGGGCAAAATGCTGAAAATTCGCCGACAAATTGGCTATATTTTTCAAGCACATAATTTACTAAAATTCCTGACAGCGAAACAAAACGTTAGGATGTCTTTGGAACTGCACGAGGAGTTTTTAGAACAAGATCTCGATCAAAAAGCCACGGCAATTTTGGAATCGGTGGGTTTAGGGGACCGCGTTGATTATTATCCCCACGATCTATCGGGGGGACAAAAACAACGGGTTGCGATCGCTCGCGCCCTCGTCAGTCATCCCAAATTAGTCCTCGCCGATGAACCGACCGCGGCCTTAGATAAACAATCCGGGCGCGATGTGGTGGAAATCATGCAGAAATTGGCAAAAGAACAAGGTTGCACGATTTTACTCGTCACCCACGATAACCGGATTCTCGACATCGCTGATCGCATTGTCAACATGGAGGATGGTCGTTTAGGCGATTAA
- a CDS encoding Tic20 family protein: MTWRGSTDTKDRIFAALVYLLPLYSAASDFGDSIFRQIPFLKEALAIVLTPLAFLYSSLGSFGSLIIFFVLFFAVVRNPRISHFIRFNTMQAILIDILVYLLGLVLGFVARGGANLVVETLFNVVFLGAFAACVYSIIQSVIGKYADIPTISEAAYSQVGG; this comes from the coding sequence ATGACTTGGCGCGGCTCAACCGATACAAAAGATCGCATTTTTGCAGCTTTAGTATATCTTTTACCCTTATATTCGGCGGCTTCCGACTTCGGTGACTCTATCTTCCGGCAAATCCCTTTTTTAAAAGAGGCCTTAGCAATAGTTTTAACTCCCTTAGCTTTTCTCTATAGTTCTCTGGGAAGCTTTGGCAGTTTAATTATCTTTTTCGTCCTCTTTTTCGCCGTGGTACGCAATCCCCGCATTAGTCATTTTATCCGGTTTAACACCATGCAGGCGATTTTAATCGATATTTTGGTGTATTTATTGGGATTGGTCTTAGGTTTCGTCGCTAGGGGTGGAGCGAATTTAGTGGTAGAAACTCTTTTTAACGTCGTCTTTTTAGGCGCATTTGCCGCCTGTGTTTACAGCATTATACAGTCGGTTATCGGCAAATACGCCGATATTCCCACAATTTCCGAGGCGGCCTATTCTCAAGTGGGAGGTTAG
- a CDS encoding ABC exporter membrane fusion protein, translated as MKGKTFVKPNQKLMIGLIVLGTGLLGITTFYSLSQFASKPETKTPVIASPVPQKITALGRIEPRTEIISISAPMLLDSDRVMQLLVDEGDSVKTGQIIAILESQERLEDNLRQAQEQVKVAAAKLEQVKAGAKVGEIDANAANVRKIEAQWVGDQANQRTTIQRLTAQLEGDIAAQKATIGKLEAEYRNAKAEFDRYEKLYQEGAISASSFDSKRLNLETSNQQLTEAKVTLERIESTGKQEIQEAKTTLVRIESTGQQQLKEARSTLNQVSEVRGVDVQAAQAEVNAALVAVKKAQTELNQAYIRSPITGKVIKVNTRIGEQISDQGIVDLAETERMEVIAEIYQSDIGKIRSGQTATITGSAFKGEVSGKVRLIALKVDQQNIFSNQPGENFDRKVISVRIALDRKNSEKVAGLTNSQVTVTINE; from the coding sequence ATGAAAGGTAAAACTTTTGTGAAACCAAATCAAAAGTTAATGATCGGGTTAATAGTATTAGGCACAGGATTATTAGGAATAACCACCTTTTATAGTCTTTCCCAATTCGCCAGCAAACCCGAAACCAAAACCCCTGTAATTGCGTCACCCGTACCGCAAAAAATCACCGCTTTAGGCAGAATTGAACCGAGGACAGAAATTATCAGCATATCTGCCCCGATGTTGCTTGATTCCGATCGAGTCATGCAATTATTAGTCGATGAAGGAGATAGCGTCAAAACGGGACAAATAATCGCCATTCTCGAAAGTCAGGAAAGATTAGAGGATAACCTGCGACAGGCACAAGAACAGGTGAAAGTAGCCGCAGCCAAACTAGAACAGGTGAAAGCTGGGGCAAAAGTCGGCGAAATCGATGCTAATGCCGCTAACGTGCGAAAAATCGAGGCACAATGGGTAGGGGATCAAGCAAACCAACGGACAACTATCCAAAGATTAACAGCGCAATTAGAAGGGGATATAGCCGCCCAAAAAGCGACAATTGGCAAATTAGAAGCAGAATATCGCAATGCCAAAGCTGAATTCGATCGCTACGAAAAACTCTATCAAGAAGGGGCAATTTCCGCCTCTAGTTTTGATAGTAAAAGACTAAATTTAGAAACCAGTAATCAACAACTCACAGAAGCAAAAGTTACCCTAGAGAGAATTGAAAGCACCGGTAAACAAGAGATACAAGAAGCCAAGACTACCCTAGTCCGGATTGAATCCACCGGTCAACAGCAGCTCAAAGAGGCCAGATCCACTTTAAATCAAGTCTCGGAAGTGCGGGGAGTCGATGTGCAGGCAGCCCAAGCGGAGGTAAATGCTGCCCTAGTTGCCGTTAAAAAAGCCCAAACCGAGTTAAATCAGGCCTATATTCGATCGCCAATTACCGGCAAAGTGATTAAAGTCAATACCCGTATCGGGGAACAAATCAGCGATCAAGGAATTGTTGACCTTGCTGAAACCGAGCGCATGGAAGTAATTGCCGAAATCTATCAAAGCGATATCGGGAAAATTCGCTCTGGACAAACTGCCACGATTACCGGATCGGCGTTTAAGGGCGAAGTTAGCGGAAAAGTGCGCTTAATTGCTTTAAAAGTTGACCAACAAAATATCTTCAGCAATCAACCGGGAGAAAACTTTGATCGCAAAGTTATCTCTGTCCGCATTGCCTTAGATCGCAAAAACAGTGAAAAAGTGGCAGGTTTAACCAATTCCCAAGTAACTGTAACTATCAATGAGTAG
- a CDS encoding gluconeogenesis factor YvcK family protein, with protein sequence MSPFKQTLRELNAQKGKIAASVGRKTPKRVNRWFKWLSPGLFVKRWLLISLTGVFLTSFGLAIWVKLTPVNRFLEFVSQALETIARLVPNSVSGPLAVLLGVFLLFWGQSRTVETITEALQPDASEELVDLLRTHRRLHRGPKIVAIGGGTGLSTLLRGLKQYSSNITAIVTVADDGGSSGRLRREMGILPPGDIRNCIAALADEEKLLTELFQYRFHAGDGLSGHSFGNLFISAMTEITGDLEQAIDASAKVLAIRGKVLPATLTDVSLWAKLADGRIIEGESKITEAMGQIRQIGCHPADPVALPAALAAIRDADYIIIGPGSLYTSIIPNLLVPAIRQALAQVTVPRVYVCNIMTQPGETDNYSVADHLRAIEGVCEERIFDAVLAQRTAPSPQSLQLYAQEHSHPVFLDREEVGKMGYRIVLANVMAEDEVTGKVSHDPQRLARVLWRWYAKK encoded by the coding sequence ATGAGTCCATTTAAACAGACGCTACGGGAACTCAACGCTCAGAAGGGGAAAATAGCCGCTTCTGTGGGCAGAAAAACTCCTAAACGAGTTAATCGTTGGTTTAAATGGCTTTCTCCCGGTCTTTTTGTCAAACGCTGGCTTTTAATCAGTTTAACCGGCGTTTTTCTCACCTCCTTCGGTTTGGCTATTTGGGTAAAATTAACCCCAGTTAATCGCTTTTTAGAGTTTGTTTCCCAAGCATTAGAAACGATCGCCCGTTTGGTCCCTAATTCTGTTTCTGGGCCGCTGGCGGTTTTGTTGGGTGTCTTTTTGTTATTCTGGGGTCAGAGTCGCACCGTGGAAACGATTACAGAAGCACTACAACCGGACGCATCGGAGGAATTAGTTGATCTCCTACGCACCCATCGTCGTCTCCATCGCGGCCCGAAAATTGTGGCCATCGGTGGCGGTACGGGTTTATCGACGCTTTTACGCGGTTTAAAACAGTATAGTTCTAATATCACCGCTATTGTCACTGTAGCTGATGATGGCGGTTCTTCGGGCCGATTACGTCGGGAAATGGGCATTTTACCCCCGGGGGATATTCGCAATTGTATCGCCGCTTTAGCCGATGAGGAAAAGTTATTAACGGAATTGTTTCAATATCGCTTTCATGCCGGGGATGGTTTATCGGGCCACAGTTTTGGTAATTTATTTATCAGCGCTATGACCGAGATTACCGGCGATCTGGAACAGGCGATCGATGCTAGTGCCAAAGTTTTGGCAATTCGCGGTAAAGTGCTACCTGCTACCCTTACCGATGTTAGTCTCTGGGCTAAGTTAGCCGATGGGCGCATTATTGAGGGAGAATCGAAGATAACCGAAGCTATGGGCCAAATTCGTCAGATTGGCTGTCATCCTGCCGATCCCGTCGCTTTACCGGCGGCTTTAGCGGCGATCAGGGATGCAGATTATATTATCATCGGGCCGGGTAGTCTTTATACCAGTATTATCCCTAATTTGTTGGTTCCCGCCATTCGTCAGGCCCTGGCACAGGTGACAGTCCCCCGTGTCTATGTTTGTAATATTATGACCCAGCCGGGGGAAACGGATAATTATTCGGTGGCTGATCATCTGCGCGCAATTGAAGGAGTCTGTGAAGAACGCATCTTTGATGCGGTTTTGGCCCAAAGAACTGCACCATCGCCCCAATCTCTGCAATTATACGCCCAAGAGCATAGTCATCCTGTGTTTTTAGATCGCGAGGAGGTGGGGAAAATGGGTTATCGCATTGTTTTAGCGAATGTAATGGCAGAAGATGAAGTTACTGGCAAAGTTAGTCACGATCCCCAACGTTTAGCCCGAGTTTTATGGCGTTGGTATGCTAAAAAGTGA
- the nuoF gene encoding NADH-quinone oxidoreductase subunit NuoF, with the protein MDLQELLAVAEKEKARQKSIRVHCCTSTGCQAANSLQIEKNLATAVKEAHLEDTVEVVGVGCMGFCGRGPLVEVDPQDLLYEEVTPESAASIIAALNGGKTEVQLGDSKHPFFSHQVKIVRENSGKIDPDRIEEYIAVGGYQSLYKALYEMTPAQVVEEISKSGLRGRGGAGYPTGLKWATVAKQPGKQKYVICNADEGDPGAFMDRSVLESDPHLVLEGMAIAAYAVGADHGYIYIRAEYPLAIDRLQKAINQAKKFGLMGSQVFESTFDFKLDIRIGAGAFVCGEETALIHSIEGGRGTPRTRPPYPAQSGLDGCPTLINNVESYANIAAIIREGAAWYANIGTASSKGTKIFALTGKIRNNGLIEVPMGITLREIVEEMGGGIPDGQVKAVQTGGPSGGCIPANLLDTPVDYESLAKLGSMMGSGGMVVMDDTTSMVEVAKFYMEFCREESCGKCIPCRTGTVQMFELLAKIIDRKADIHDLENLEHLCQMVKETSLCGLGQSAPNPILSTLKYFKEEYLALLQEIKHPVSV; encoded by the coding sequence ATGGACTTACAAGAATTGTTGGCAGTGGCCGAAAAAGAAAAAGCTAGACAAAAAAGCATCCGCGTGCATTGTTGCACTTCCACCGGTTGCCAAGCTGCTAACTCCCTCCAAATCGAAAAAAACCTCGCCACTGCCGTCAAAGAGGCACACCTAGAGGATACAGTCGAAGTGGTCGGGGTCGGTTGTATGGGTTTTTGTGGTCGCGGTCCGTTGGTGGAAGTGGATCCCCAGGATCTCCTATACGAAGAAGTCACCCCAGAAAGTGCGGCCAGCATTATTGCAGCCTTAAACGGCGGCAAAACCGAGGTGCAATTAGGGGACTCAAAACATCCCTTTTTCTCCCATCAAGTCAAAATTGTCCGGGAAAATAGCGGTAAAATAGATCCCGATCGCATTGAGGAATATATCGCCGTCGGTGGCTATCAATCTCTCTACAAGGCCCTCTACGAGATGACTCCGGCCCAGGTGGTGGAGGAAATCAGCAAAAGCGGTTTGCGCGGCCGGGGCGGTGCGGGTTATCCCACTGGTTTAAAATGGGCGACGGTGGCTAAACAACCGGGTAAACAAAAATACGTTATCTGTAATGCCGATGAAGGGGATCCCGGGGCGTTTATGGACCGCAGCGTCTTAGAAAGTGACCCCCATTTAGTCCTGGAAGGAATGGCGATCGCTGCCTATGCCGTGGGGGCCGATCATGGTTATATCTATATTAGAGCCGAATATCCCCTAGCGATCGATCGTCTGCAAAAAGCGATTAATCAGGCCAAAAAATTCGGTTTAATGGGTTCCCAAGTCTTCGAGTCCACTTTCGATTTTAAGCTGGATATCCGCATCGGGGCGGGGGCTTTTGTCTGTGGAGAGGAAACCGCTCTCATCCATTCTATCGAAGGCGGCCGCGGCACTCCCCGCACCCGTCCCCCCTATCCGGCCCAATCGGGCCTCGATGGTTGTCCCACCCTGATTAATAACGTGGAGTCCTACGCTAATATCGCCGCTATTATCCGCGAGGGGGCCGCTTGGTATGCCAATATCGGTACTGCCAGCAGTAAAGGCACAAAAATCTTCGCTTTAACGGGAAAAATCCGCAATAATGGGCTGATTGAAGTGCCGATGGGTATTACTCTCCGGGAAATTGTCGAGGAGATGGGGGGTGGTATTCCCGATGGTCAGGTGAAAGCGGTACAAACCGGCGGCCCCTCCGGGGGTTGTATTCCCGCTAATTTACTCGATACTCCCGTGGATTACGAATCCTTAGCCAAACTCGGTTCGATGATGGGATCTGGGGGTATGGTGGTTATGGATGATACCACCAGCATGGTGGAAGTGGCGAAATTCTATATGGAATTCTGTCGCGAGGAGTCCTGTGGTAAATGTATCCCCTGTCGCACGGGAACAGTACAAATGTTTGAATTATTGGCCAAAATTATCGATCGAAAGGCCGATATTCACGACCTCGAAAACCTAGAACATCTCTGTCAAATGGTTAAAGAAACCAGTCTTTGCGGTCTTGGTCAAAGCGCCCCCAATCCGATTTTAAGTACCCTAAAGTATTTTAAGGAGGAATATCTGGCTCTGTTACAGGAAATCAAGCACCCCGTCTCTGTTTGA
- the mrdA gene encoding penicillin-binding protein 2, producing the protein MRNSGLLSKTKVKLKRKKTLTAPTRPAPNKLQNKIKDKERLVGRQRQSWLIMGLISIVLLGGVGSRLAYLQLQQGQINRERAENNRIRIIPKPPVRGNLFDRNGKVLATARLTHAAYIWPKSQRNPAQKLNLDRLASILAIPRSDLEKRINEADENPSTLIRIARGLTPSQIIALEEYKDELTGIEVDVESVRYYPNGKIGAHILGYTGELTPEEYQAKRRQGYRLGDVVGKMGVEAAYESKLRGEWGGMQLEVNGSGQVIQILGQKIAKPGQDVTLTLDLKLQKAAEAALGKRKGAIVAIDPRDGSVRAMVSYPSFDPNVFSAPITTATWKKLQAEGNPFVNRALQGFPPASTFKVVTATAGMESGKFPPNTVLNTFAALYVGGTAFGEWNRAGFGPMGFVRAMAMSSNTFHGQIGRGVGGPALIAMARRYGFGQKTGIELAEETPGLIADRDWKLRNFKNWDWSVGDTINMSIGQGFTLATPLQVAVMFAVPANGGFLVKPHLLQDARDVKEWRKSLNMKPSTLDTLRKSLRAVVAEGTGRALSDPALPPVAGKSGTAEAPPGKSHAWFGAFAPFDVAQGKPFDVAQGKPFDKPEIVVVAFAEHSGGGGGKVAAPMVRQVMEAYFNVKPKEEKPQPKP; encoded by the coding sequence ATGCGTAATAGCGGACTCCTCTCAAAAACCAAAGTCAAACTGAAACGGAAAAAAACGCTCACCGCGCCGACGCGGCCAGCGCCGAATAAATTACAGAATAAAATCAAAGATAAGGAGCGTCTAGTCGGTCGTCAGCGTCAGTCATGGCTAATTATGGGATTAATTAGCATTGTCCTGCTAGGAGGAGTCGGCTCACGATTGGCCTATTTACAACTGCAGCAAGGACAAATTAACCGAGAAAGGGCAGAAAATAACCGGATTCGCATTATTCCCAAACCCCCAGTCCGGGGCAACTTATTCGATCGCAATGGCAAAGTTTTGGCTACGGCCCGCTTAACCCATGCGGCCTATATTTGGCCAAAATCCCAGCGTAATCCCGCCCAAAAACTCAATCTTGACCGTTTAGCCAGTATTTTAGCAATTCCCAGAAGCGATCTAGAAAAACGCATTAACGAAGCGGACGAAAACCCCTCCACCCTGATCCGGATCGCTAGGGGTTTAACTCCCTCCCAAATTATCGCCCTAGAGGAATACAAAGACGAATTAACCGGCATTGAAGTGGACGTGGAATCAGTGCGCTACTATCCCAATGGTAAAATCGGGGCGCATATTCTCGGTTATACTGGGGAACTAACCCCGGAGGAATATCAAGCCAAAAGACGACAGGGCTACCGATTGGGAGATGTCGTCGGTAAAATGGGTGTAGAAGCCGCCTACGAGTCAAAATTGCGGGGAGAATGGGGGGGAATGCAGTTAGAGGTCAACGGATCGGGACAGGTAATCCAAATTCTCGGACAAAAAATTGCTAAACCCGGGCAAGATGTCACCCTGACACTAGATTTAAAACTCCAAAAAGCCGCCGAGGCCGCTTTAGGAAAACGCAAAGGTGCGATCGTGGCGATCGATCCCCGGGATGGTTCCGTGCGGGCCATGGTCAGTTATCCTAGTTTTGATCCCAATGTTTTCTCGGCCCCAATTACCACCGCCACTTGGAAAAAACTACAAGCGGAGGGCAACCCGTTTGTTAACCGCGCTCTGCAAGGATTCCCCCCCGCTTCCACCTTTAAAGTCGTCACTGCCACTGCCGGCATGGAATCGGGTAAATTTCCCCCCAATACGGTCTTAAATACCTTTGCCGCCCTTTATGTGGGGGGGACAGCTTTCGGGGAATGGAATCGCGCCGGTTTTGGTCCGATGGGTTTTGTCCGGGCCATGGCCATGAGTAGTAACACTTTTCACGGTCAAATTGGTCGCGGAGTGGGGGGGCCGGCTTTAATTGCCATGGCTCGGCGCTACGGTTTCGGTCAGAAAACCGGGATAGAATTAGCGGAAGAAACCCCGGGGTTAATTGCCGATCGCGATTGGAAACTGCGTAATTTTAAAAACTGGGATTGGTCCGTGGGGGATACGATTAATATGTCGATCGGTCAAGGATTTACCCTAGCGACTCCCCTACAGGTAGCCGTGATGTTTGCCGTCCCCGCTAACGGCGGTTTTTTGGTGAAACCGCACCTTTTACAGGATGCCCGGGATGTTAAGGAATGGCGCAAGTCTTTGAACATGAAACCTAGCACCCTAGACACCCTGAGAAAGTCCCTGAGAGCCGTGGTAGCGGAAGGAACGGGTCGGGCCCTATCAGACCCCGCTTTACCGCCTGTGGCGGGCAAAAGCGGCACAGCAGAAGCACCTCCAGGCAAGTCCCACGCTTGGTTTGGAGCTTTCGCCCCCTTCGACGTAGCTCAGGGTAAACCCTTCGACGTAGCTCAGGGTAAACCCTTCGACAAGCCCGAAATTGTCGTGGTCGCCTTTGCGGAACATTCCGGCGGTGGTGGCGGTAAAGTGGCCGCACCTATGGTACGTCAGGTAATGGAGGCTTATTTTAATGTGAAGCCGAAAGAAGAAAAACCCCAGCCGAAGCCTTAG
- a CDS encoding DUF2288 domain-containing protein — translation MGNIHEQLLEELAEVEWSDLIPHAQRDALILVSDSLNLIEVAEAIAGDQVAQVQNWIGEKLLEKPTQEQLSDWNSHPDNLFNTLIVQPFVLIQTIV, via the coding sequence ATGGGTAATATTCACGAGCAGTTATTAGAGGAATTAGCCGAAGTGGAGTGGAGTGACTTGATCCCCCATGCTCAAAGGGATGCGCTGATCCTAGTTTCCGATTCCCTCAATTTAATCGAAGTGGCAGAAGCGATCGCCGGTGATCAGGTTGCTCAAGTGCAGAATTGGATCGGGGAAAAACTACTGGAAAAACCGACACAAGAGCAGTTAAGCGATTGGAATTCCCATCCCGATAACCTTTTTAATACACTAATCGTGCAACCTTTTGTGTTAATTCAGACCATAGTTTAG
- a CDS encoding TetR/AcrR family transcriptional regulator: MPKIVDVEQYRKELLLKSAELFAEKGYANMTTRELAQGLGVSTGTLYHYFPSKAALFEQLVEEMCRQDVLLAKVEIDRGKTLTEKLKILGKFMTNREDSCIKQLFLWIDYSQYQGREELRRSQFFERVDCRYHQAVIEILGISDPSVAWLVVSVINGLILERLWCNEQIVIDEQMELLGKILTTYLQKNC, from the coding sequence ATGCCTAAGATAGTAGATGTAGAACAATACCGAAAAGAACTCCTCTTAAAAAGTGCCGAACTCTTTGCCGAGAAAGGCTATGCTAACATGACGACGAGAGAATTAGCGCAAGGATTGGGAGTGTCCACGGGAACGCTGTACCACTACTTTCCCAGTAAAGCGGCACTTTTCGAGCAATTAGTCGAGGAGATGTGCCGGCAGGATGTTTTATTAGCTAAAGTCGAGATCGATCGAGGAAAAACCCTGACAGAAAAGCTAAAAATTCTCGGAAAATTTATGACTAATCGCGAGGATTCCTGCATCAAACAATTATTCTTATGGATTGATTATTCTCAATACCAAGGACGAGAAGAACTGCGTCGTAGTCAATTTTTTGAGCGCGTTGATTGCCGCTATCATCAGGCAGTAATCGAGATTTTAGGTATTAGCGATCCGAGTGTAGCTTGGTTAGTTGTCAGCGTTATTAATGGACTGATATTAGAGCGCCTGTGGTGCAATGAACAGATTGTGATCGATGAACAAATGGAATTATTAGGTAAAATTCTTACTACTTATTTGCAGAAAAACTGTTAA
- the devC gene encoding ABC transporter permease DevC has product MKLTHLFKKTPLSWLQVTREKTRLIVAIAGIAFADFLIFTQLGFRDALFDASVKPHYVLDADLVLINPQFDTLFAVKSFSRDRLYQAQRVEGIQSLASVYIASAQWRNPETALERTTLVFGFDPSQRVFTLPEVNQKSSDLKMLNRVLYDQAGRPEFGPIADLLQKNPDLTVQLNKKEVQVAGIFTLGASFAADSNVISSDSTFLRLFPERQPHEIDIGLVKLQAGANIEAVKVNLQALFPKNEVIVLTLKEFAEREKTYWANGTAIGFIFGLGTVVGFIVGIVIVYQILYSDVTDHLPEYATLKAMGYGDWYLVGVLMQEALLLAVLGYIPGFIVSLGVYNLASSATLLPIVMTTARAIEVLILTVIMCIASGIVAMGKLRTADPADIF; this is encoded by the coding sequence ATGAAACTAACCCATCTATTCAAAAAAACGCCCCTATCTTGGTTACAGGTGACGCGAGAGAAAACCCGTTTGATCGTGGCTATTGCCGGGATTGCCTTTGCTGACTTCTTAATTTTCACACAGTTGGGGTTTCGGGATGCCTTATTTGATGCTTCCGTTAAACCCCATTATGTCCTCGATGCGGATTTAGTCCTGATTAACCCCCAATTCGACACCCTCTTTGCTGTGAAAAGTTTCTCACGCGATCGCTTGTACCAAGCTCAAAGAGTCGAGGGCATTCAATCTTTAGCCTCAGTTTATATTGCTTCGGCCCAGTGGCGCAATCCCGAAACTGCCCTAGAAAGAACTACTTTAGTCTTTGGTTTTGATCCCAGTCAACGGGTTTTTACCCTCCCGGAAGTCAATCAAAAATCTAGTGATCTAAAGATGTTAAATCGCGTCTTGTACGATCAAGCAGGAAGACCAGAATTCGGTCCAATTGCCGATTTACTCCAGAAAAACCCCGATTTGACAGTTCAGTTAAATAAAAAAGAGGTACAGGTAGCGGGAATTTTTACCCTTGGTGCCTCCTTTGCTGCCGATAGTAACGTCATTAGCAGTGATTCTACCTTTTTAAGGCTCTTTCCCGAACGTCAACCCCACGAAATCGATATAGGACTGGTGAAACTGCAAGCGGGGGCAAATATCGAAGCAGTTAAGGTCAATTTACAGGCACTTTTTCCTAAAAATGAAGTAATTGTCCTTACTTTAAAAGAATTTGCTGAAAGGGAAAAAACCTATTGGGCAAATGGTACAGCCATTGGTTTTATCTTTGGTTTAGGTACAGTAGTCGGTTTTATCGTCGGTATCGTCATTGTCTATCAGATTCTCTATTCCGATGTCACCGATCACTTACCCGAATACGCTACCCTAAAAGCTATGGGTTACGGTGATTGGTATTTAGTCGGGGTTTTGATGCAAGAGGCCTTATTACTAGCGGTTTTGGGGTATATACCCGGCTTTATCGTCTCTCTCGGTGTTTATAATCTCGCTTCCTCCGCTACACTTTTACCGATAGTGATGACTACCGCTAGGGCGATCGAAGTTTTAATCCTAACAGTTATTATGTGTATTGCCTCTGGAATTGTCGCCATGGGGAAATTAAGGACAGCAGATCCAGCCGATATTTTTTAA